One Homo sapiens chromosome 3, GRCh38.p14 Primary Assembly genomic window carries:
- the TMCC1 gene encoding transmembrane and coiled-coil domains protein 1 isoform e (isoform e is encoded by transcript variant 13), which translates to MWCGCTCLFCESHFSETVKIERLEVSSLAQTSSAVASSTDGSIHTDSVDGTPDPQRTKAAIAHLQQKILKLTEQIKIAQTARDDNVAEYLKLANSADKQQAARIKQVFEKKNQKSAQTILQLQKKLEHYHRKLREVEQNGIPRQPKDVFRDMHQGLKDVGAKVTGFSEGVVDSVKGGFSSFSQATHSAAGAVVSKPREIASLIRNKFGSADNIPNLKDSLEEGQVDDAGKALGVISNFQSSPKYGSEEDCSSATSGSVGANSTTGGIAVGASSSKTNTLDMQSSGFDALLHEIQEIRETQARLEESFETLKEHYQRDYSLIMQTLQEERYRCERLEEQLNDLTELHQNEILNLKQELASMEEKIAYQSYERARDIQEALEACQTRISKMELQQQQQQVVQLEGLENATARNLLGKLINILLAVMAVLLVFVSTVANCVVPLMKTRNRTFSTLFLVVFIAFLWKHWDALFSYVERFFSSPR; encoded by the exons ATCGAACGGTTGGAAGTAAGCAGCCTTGCCCAAACATCCAGTGCAGTGGCCTCCAGTACCGATGGCAGCATCCACACAGACTCTGTGGATGGAACACCAGACCCTCAGCGCACAAAGGCTGCCATTGCTCACCTGCAGCAGAAGATCCTGAAGCTCACAGAACAAATCAAGATTGCACAAACAGCCCGGGACGACAACGTTGCTGAATACTTGAAGCTTGCCAACAGTGCAGACAAACAGCAGGCTGCCCGCATCAAGCAAGTCTTTGAGAAGAAGAACCAGAAATCTGCCCAAACTATCCTCCAGCTGCAAAAGAAACTTGAGCACTACcacaggaagctcagagaggtagaGCAGAATGGGATCCCCCGGCAGCCAAAGGATGTCTTCAGGGACATGCACCAGGGTCTGAAGGATGTAGGAGCAAAGGTGACTGGCTTCAGTGAAGGTGTGGTGGATAGTGTCAAAGGTGGGTTTTCCAGCTTCTCCCAGGCCACCCATTCAGCAGCAGGCGCTGTAGTCTCAAAGCCCAGAGAGATTGCCTCACTCATTCGGAACAAATTTGGCAGTGCAGACAACATCCCCAACCTGAAGGACTCTTTAGAGGAAGGGCAAGTGGATGATGCGGGGAAGGCTTTGGGAGTGATTTCAAACTTTCAGTCTAGCCCAAAATATGGTAGTGAAGAAGATTGTTCTAGTGCCACTTCAGGCTCAGTGGGAGCCAACAGCACCACAGGGGGCATCGCTGTAGGAGCATCCAGCTCCAAAACAAACACCCTGGACATGCAGAGCTCAGGATTTGATGCACTACTACATGAGATCCAGGAGATCCGGGAAACCCAGGCCAGACTAGAGGAATCCTTTGAGACTCTCAAGGAACATTATCAGAGGGACTATTCCTTAATAATGCAGACCTTACAGGAGGAGCGATATAG atgTGAACGATTGGAAGAACAGCTAAATGACCTAACAGAGCTCCACCAGAATGAAATCTTGAACTTGAAGCAGGAACTGGCAAGCATGGAAGAAAAAATCGCGTATCAGTCCTATGAACGGGCCCGGGACATCCAG GAGGCCCTGGAGGCATGCCAGACGCGCATCTCCAAGAtggagctgcagcagcagcagcagcaggtggTGCAGCTAGAAGGGCTGGAGAATGCCACTGCCCGGAACCTTCTGGGCAAACTCATCAACATCCTCCTGGCTGTCATGGCAGTCCTTTTGGTCTTTGTCTCCACTGTAGCCAACTGTGTGGTCCCCCTCATGAAGACTCGCAACAGGACGTTCAGCACTTTATTCCTTGTGGTTTTTATTGCCTTTCTCTGGAAGCACTGGGACGCCCTCTTCAGCTATGTGGAACGGTTCTTTTCATCCCCTAGATGA
- the TMCC1 gene encoding transmembrane and coiled-coil domains protein 1 isoform f (isoform f is encoded by transcript variant 14) — MVQRFSLRRQLSKIERLEVSSLAQTSSAVASSTDGSIHTDSVDGTPDPQRTKAAIAHLQQKILKLTEQIKIAQTARDDNVAEYLKLANSADKQQAARIKQVFEKKNQKSAQTILQLQKKLEHYHRKLREVEQNGIPRQPKDVFRDMHQGLKDVGAKVTGFSEGVVDSVKGGFSSFSQATHSAAGAVVSKPREIASLIRNKFGSADNIPNLKDSLEEGQVDDAGKALGVISNFQSSPKYGSEEDCSSATSGSVGANSTTGGIAVGASSSKTNTLDMQSSGFDALLHEIQEIRETQARLEESFETLKEHYQRDYSLIMQTLQEERYRCERLEEQLNDLTELHQNEILNLKQELASMEEKIAYQSYERARDIQEALEACQTRISKMELQQQQQQVVQLEGLENATARNLLGKLINILLAVMAVLLVFVSTVANCVVPLMKTRNRTFSTLFLVVFIAFLWKHWDALFSYVERFFSSPR, encoded by the exons ATCGAACGGTTGGAAGTAAGCAGCCTTGCCCAAACATCCAGTGCAGTGGCCTCCAGTACCGATGGCAGCATCCACACAGACTCTGTGGATGGAACACCAGACCCTCAGCGCACAAAGGCTGCCATTGCTCACCTGCAGCAGAAGATCCTGAAGCTCACAGAACAAATCAAGATTGCACAAACAGCCCGGGACGACAACGTTGCTGAATACTTGAAGCTTGCCAACAGTGCAGACAAACAGCAGGCTGCCCGCATCAAGCAAGTCTTTGAGAAGAAGAACCAGAAATCTGCCCAAACTATCCTCCAGCTGCAAAAGAAACTTGAGCACTACcacaggaagctcagagaggtagaGCAGAATGGGATCCCCCGGCAGCCAAAGGATGTCTTCAGGGACATGCACCAGGGTCTGAAGGATGTAGGAGCAAAGGTGACTGGCTTCAGTGAAGGTGTGGTGGATAGTGTCAAAGGTGGGTTTTCCAGCTTCTCCCAGGCCACCCATTCAGCAGCAGGCGCTGTAGTCTCAAAGCCCAGAGAGATTGCCTCACTCATTCGGAACAAATTTGGCAGTGCAGACAACATCCCCAACCTGAAGGACTCTTTAGAGGAAGGGCAAGTGGATGATGCGGGGAAGGCTTTGGGAGTGATTTCAAACTTTCAGTCTAGCCCAAAATATGGTAGTGAAGAAGATTGTTCTAGTGCCACTTCAGGCTCAGTGGGAGCCAACAGCACCACAGGGGGCATCGCTGTAGGAGCATCCAGCTCCAAAACAAACACCCTGGACATGCAGAGCTCAGGATTTGATGCACTACTACATGAGATCCAGGAGATCCGGGAAACCCAGGCCAGACTAGAGGAATCCTTTGAGACTCTCAAGGAACATTATCAGAGGGACTATTCCTTAATAATGCAGACCTTACAGGAGGAGCGATATAG atgTGAACGATTGGAAGAACAGCTAAATGACCTAACAGAGCTCCACCAGAATGAAATCTTGAACTTGAAGCAGGAACTGGCAAGCATGGAAGAAAAAATCGCGTATCAGTCCTATGAACGGGCCCGGGACATCCAG GAGGCCCTGGAGGCATGCCAGACGCGCATCTCCAAGAtggagctgcagcagcagcagcagcaggtggTGCAGCTAGAAGGGCTGGAGAATGCCACTGCCCGGAACCTTCTGGGCAAACTCATCAACATCCTCCTGGCTGTCATGGCAGTCCTTTTGGTCTTTGTCTCCACTGTAGCCAACTGTGTGGTCCCCCTCATGAAGACTCGCAACAGGACGTTCAGCACTTTATTCCTTGTGGTTTTTATTGCCTTTCTCTGGAAGCACTGGGACGCCCTCTTCAGCTATGTGGAACGGTTCTTTTCATCCCCTAGATGA
- the TMCC1 gene encoding transmembrane and coiled-coil domains protein 1 isoform h (isoform h is encoded by transcript variant 16): MKIERLEVSSLAQTSSAVASSTDGSIHTDSVDGTPDPQRTKAAIAHLQQKILKLTEQIKIAQTARDDNVAEYLKLANSADKQQAARIKQVFEKKNQKSAQTILQLQKKLEHYHRKLREVEQNGIPRQPKDVFRDMHQGLKDVGAKVTGFSEGVVDSVKGGFSSFSQATHSAAGAVVSKPREIASLIRNKFGSADNIPNLKDSLEEGQVDDAGKALGVISNFQSSPKYGSEEDCSSATSGSVGANSTTGGIAVGASSSKTNTLDMQSSGFDALLHEIQEIRETQARLEESFETLKEHYQRDYSLIMQTLQEERYRCERLEEQLNDLTELHQNEILNLKQELASMEEKIAYQSYERARDIQEALEACQTRISKMELQQQQQQVVQLEGLENATARNLLGKLINILLAVMAVLLVFVSTVANCVVPLMKTRNRTFSTLFLVVFIAFLWKHWDALFSYVERFFSSPR; the protein is encoded by the exons ATCGAACGGTTGGAAGTAAGCAGCCTTGCCCAAACATCCAGTGCAGTGGCCTCCAGTACCGATGGCAGCATCCACACAGACTCTGTGGATGGAACACCAGACCCTCAGCGCACAAAGGCTGCCATTGCTCACCTGCAGCAGAAGATCCTGAAGCTCACAGAACAAATCAAGATTGCACAAACAGCCCGGGACGACAACGTTGCTGAATACTTGAAGCTTGCCAACAGTGCAGACAAACAGCAGGCTGCCCGCATCAAGCAAGTCTTTGAGAAGAAGAACCAGAAATCTGCCCAAACTATCCTCCAGCTGCAAAAGAAACTTGAGCACTACcacaggaagctcagagaggtagaGCAGAATGGGATCCCCCGGCAGCCAAAGGATGTCTTCAGGGACATGCACCAGGGTCTGAAGGATGTAGGAGCAAAGGTGACTGGCTTCAGTGAAGGTGTGGTGGATAGTGTCAAAGGTGGGTTTTCCAGCTTCTCCCAGGCCACCCATTCAGCAGCAGGCGCTGTAGTCTCAAAGCCCAGAGAGATTGCCTCACTCATTCGGAACAAATTTGGCAGTGCAGACAACATCCCCAACCTGAAGGACTCTTTAGAGGAAGGGCAAGTGGATGATGCGGGGAAGGCTTTGGGAGTGATTTCAAACTTTCAGTCTAGCCCAAAATATGGTAGTGAAGAAGATTGTTCTAGTGCCACTTCAGGCTCAGTGGGAGCCAACAGCACCACAGGGGGCATCGCTGTAGGAGCATCCAGCTCCAAAACAAACACCCTGGACATGCAGAGCTCAGGATTTGATGCACTACTACATGAGATCCAGGAGATCCGGGAAACCCAGGCCAGACTAGAGGAATCCTTTGAGACTCTCAAGGAACATTATCAGAGGGACTATTCCTTAATAATGCAGACCTTACAGGAGGAGCGATATAG atgTGAACGATTGGAAGAACAGCTAAATGACCTAACAGAGCTCCACCAGAATGAAATCTTGAACTTGAAGCAGGAACTGGCAAGCATGGAAGAAAAAATCGCGTATCAGTCCTATGAACGGGCCCGGGACATCCAG GAGGCCCTGGAGGCATGCCAGACGCGCATCTCCAAGAtggagctgcagcagcagcagcagcaggtggTGCAGCTAGAAGGGCTGGAGAATGCCACTGCCCGGAACCTTCTGGGCAAACTCATCAACATCCTCCTGGCTGTCATGGCAGTCCTTTTGGTCTTTGTCTCCACTGTAGCCAACTGTGTGGTCCCCCTCATGAAGACTCGCAACAGGACGTTCAGCACTTTATTCCTTGTGGTTTTTATTGCCTTTCTCTGGAAGCACTGGGACGCCCTCTTCAGCTATGTGGAACGGTTCTTTTCATCCCCTAGATGA
- the TMCC1 gene encoding transmembrane and coiled-coil domains protein 1 isoform b (isoform b is encoded by transcript variant 2) encodes MHQGLKDVGAKVTGFSEGVVDSVKGGFSSFSQATHSAAGAVVSKPREIASLIRNKFGSADNIPNLKDSLEEGQVDDAGKALGVISNFQSSPKYGSEEDCSSATSGSVGANSTTGGIAVGASSSKTNTLDMQSSGFDALLHEIQEIRETQARLEESFETLKEHYQRDYSLIMQTLQEERYRCERLEEQLNDLTELHQNEILNLKQELASMEEKIAYQSYERARDIQEALEACQTRISKMELQQQQQQVVQLEGLENATARNLLGKLINILLAVMAVLLVFVSTVANCVVPLMKTRNRTFSTLFLVVFIAFLWKHWDALFSYVERFFSSPR; translated from the exons ATGCACCAGGGTCTGAAGGATGTAGGAGCAAAGGTGACTGGCTTCAGTGAAGGTGTGGTGGATAGTGTCAAAGGTGGGTTTTCCAGCTTCTCCCAGGCCACCCATTCAGCAGCAGGCGCTGTAGTCTCAAAGCCCAGAGAGATTGCCTCACTCATTCGGAACAAATTTGGCAGTGCAGACAACATCCCCAACCTGAAGGACTCTTTAGAGGAAGGGCAAGTGGATGATGCGGGGAAGGCTTTGGGAGTGATTTCAAACTTTCAGTCTAGCCCAAAATATGGTAGTGAAGAAGATTGTTCTAGTGCCACTTCAGGCTCAGTGGGAGCCAACAGCACCACAGGGGGCATCGCTGTAGGAGCATCCAGCTCCAAAACAAACACCCTGGACATGCAGAGCTCAGGATTTGATGCACTACTACATGAGATCCAGGAGATCCGGGAAACCCAGGCCAGACTAGAGGAATCCTTTGAGACTCTCAAGGAACATTATCAGAGGGACTATTCCTTAATAATGCAGACCTTACAGGAGGAGCGATATAG atgTGAACGATTGGAAGAACAGCTAAATGACCTAACAGAGCTCCACCAGAATGAAATCTTGAACTTGAAGCAGGAACTGGCAAGCATGGAAGAAAAAATCGCGTATCAGTCCTATGAACGGGCCCGGGACATCCAG GAGGCCCTGGAGGCATGCCAGACGCGCATCTCCAAGAtggagctgcagcagcagcagcagcaggtggTGCAGCTAGAAGGGCTGGAGAATGCCACTGCCCGGAACCTTCTGGGCAAACTCATCAACATCCTCCTGGCTGTCATGGCAGTCCTTTTGGTCTTTGTCTCCACTGTAGCCAACTGTGTGGTCCCCCTCATGAAGACTCGCAACAGGACGTTCAGCACTTTATTCCTTGTGGTTTTTATTGCCTTTCTCTGGAAGCACTGGGACGCCCTCTTCAGCTATGTGGAACGGTTCTTTTCATCCCCTAGATGA
- the TMCC1 gene encoding transmembrane and coiled-coil domains protein 1 isoform g (isoform g is encoded by transcript variant 15), translating into MEPSLSSETIERLEVSSLAQTSSAVASSTDGSIHTDSVDGTPDPQRTKAAIAHLQQKILKLTEQIKIAQTARDDNVAEYLKLANSADKQQAARIKQVFEKKNQKSAQTILQLQKKLEHYHRKLREVEQNGIPRQPKDVFRDMHQGLKDVGAKVTGFSEGVVDSVKGGFSSFSQATHSAAGAVVSKPREIASLIRNKFGSADNIPNLKDSLEEGQVDDAGKALGVISNFQSSPKYGSEEDCSSATSGSVGANSTTGGIAVGASSSKTNTLDMQSSGFDALLHEIQEIRETQARLEESFETLKEHYQRDYSLIMQTLQEERYRCERLEEQLNDLTELHQNEILNLKQELASMEEKIAYQSYERARDIQEALEACQTRISKMELQQQQQQVVQLEGLENATARNLLGKLINILLAVMAVLLVFVSTVANCVVPLMKTRNRTFSTLFLVVFIAFLWKHWDALFSYVERFFSSPR; encoded by the exons ATCGAACGGTTGGAAGTAAGCAGCCTTGCCCAAACATCCAGTGCAGTGGCCTCCAGTACCGATGGCAGCATCCACACAGACTCTGTGGATGGAACACCAGACCCTCAGCGCACAAAGGCTGCCATTGCTCACCTGCAGCAGAAGATCCTGAAGCTCACAGAACAAATCAAGATTGCACAAACAGCCCGGGACGACAACGTTGCTGAATACTTGAAGCTTGCCAACAGTGCAGACAAACAGCAGGCTGCCCGCATCAAGCAAGTCTTTGAGAAGAAGAACCAGAAATCTGCCCAAACTATCCTCCAGCTGCAAAAGAAACTTGAGCACTACcacaggaagctcagagaggtagaGCAGAATGGGATCCCCCGGCAGCCAAAGGATGTCTTCAGGGACATGCACCAGGGTCTGAAGGATGTAGGAGCAAAGGTGACTGGCTTCAGTGAAGGTGTGGTGGATAGTGTCAAAGGTGGGTTTTCCAGCTTCTCCCAGGCCACCCATTCAGCAGCAGGCGCTGTAGTCTCAAAGCCCAGAGAGATTGCCTCACTCATTCGGAACAAATTTGGCAGTGCAGACAACATCCCCAACCTGAAGGACTCTTTAGAGGAAGGGCAAGTGGATGATGCGGGGAAGGCTTTGGGAGTGATTTCAAACTTTCAGTCTAGCCCAAAATATGGTAGTGAAGAAGATTGTTCTAGTGCCACTTCAGGCTCAGTGGGAGCCAACAGCACCACAGGGGGCATCGCTGTAGGAGCATCCAGCTCCAAAACAAACACCCTGGACATGCAGAGCTCAGGATTTGATGCACTACTACATGAGATCCAGGAGATCCGGGAAACCCAGGCCAGACTAGAGGAATCCTTTGAGACTCTCAAGGAACATTATCAGAGGGACTATTCCTTAATAATGCAGACCTTACAGGAGGAGCGATATAG atgTGAACGATTGGAAGAACAGCTAAATGACCTAACAGAGCTCCACCAGAATGAAATCTTGAACTTGAAGCAGGAACTGGCAAGCATGGAAGAAAAAATCGCGTATCAGTCCTATGAACGGGCCCGGGACATCCAG GAGGCCCTGGAGGCATGCCAGACGCGCATCTCCAAGAtggagctgcagcagcagcagcagcaggtggTGCAGCTAGAAGGGCTGGAGAATGCCACTGCCCGGAACCTTCTGGGCAAACTCATCAACATCCTCCTGGCTGTCATGGCAGTCCTTTTGGTCTTTGTCTCCACTGTAGCCAACTGTGTGGTCCCCCTCATGAAGACTCGCAACAGGACGTTCAGCACTTTATTCCTTGTGGTTTTTATTGCCTTTCTCTGGAAGCACTGGGACGCCCTCTTCAGCTATGTGGAACGGTTCTTTTCATCCCCTAGATGA